CCTGGTAATGTACAAGCAGGTCCTGTAATGGAGATAATCTGTGAGAGAAATCACAATAGGATCCTCGGGGTCATCACTTAACAGACGAGGGATCTGGGGATAGAAGACATTCTGTGAGGGGGAAGGATCCTACAGAGAATACGGAGTCTCTTGTATCTGGATCAGGATTCTGACTTCTTTGTTCTTCTCCTTCCATCTTCAGCCCCTCTGACCCCGTCACTGCTCTCCGCTCCCTCCGCTCTGTCCTCGCCGGTTCCCGCTATCACTGTCTCCTTTCTCACCGCTAAGCAGCCCGGACACGATCCTCCGACCCGACCACTTCTACTTCCAGAGCTTCAGTCGGGGACCGGGTTATATCTTTTAACTGCGGCATCTCCTTCCTCAGTTCCCGGCCCGAACACTCCCCGACGCCGGATCAGCTGTGACAGCTCCTGCCCGGTGGCTTCAAAACACGTTGGAGATTACAAAGAATAACAACAGGGAGATCACATAATTCCCCATCATGGAGAATCTGTATCCCCTTCCCCCTGACCTCCGGCACAGCCGGGATGTGAGAGAATATCCCCAGGGGGTAGGAGCCCCAGCTCTATGtccaaatcctcctcctcccccccgcacccgggccaagtgctctctgcagacatgagGAGACATCTGCGGGTGTTATGGGTCGGGCAGCTGTAAGGAAGATGaaggagagaacagtcatcacatCTACTTGTAGACAACTCCCCCCATCATCTCCGGGTCAGTAAATGGACACGTTGTccgtattatatctatatatccggACAGGGAGCTGGCAGTGAGCGGAGGCGCCGCCTGTGTTACCCTCCGGGGCTCTCAGCAGCTCCAGGCCGTCTCCGCATCGTGCAATCAGCTTCCTGGACGGTAGATGTTGTAGTAAAGATCCGTGTGATGGTGACCGGTGCCGGGAATAGAAGGAACGATCCCCAGCAGCAGATTTATATTCccggatacacagtgatgtgcagATCGGGAAGACTGTGGCGGAGATCCCGGGGCCTCCTCCCGGCTCCTCCCCGGCACCTCCGATAATGACGGGTATAAACCGTTAGGGGGGATGTTAGGGAGGAGGAAGACACGGAGAAGGGGAGCTCTCCTGTCCGGTTCTAGCCGGTAAAGATATTTTATCCCGGGCAGGGAAGCACAAGGTTGTAGCGGAACTTCGGCCGGGTCCAGACGGGTTGGGGCGGGGCCTGTTCTCTGTGTCAGCCAATAGCAGCTCCGGACGGTGACATCTCAGCAGCCAATCATTGCGCAGCCGCTGTACATATAAGAGGCGCCAGCAGCTCCGGTCTCAGCATTTATCCTTCACGATATTTCTGTAGTTGTGATTTATAAGATGGCAGAAACCGCACCAGCCGCTGCTCCTCCCGCCGAACCGGCCGCAAAATCCAAGAAGCAGCCGAAGAAATCAGCCGCCAAGAAAAGCCACAAACCCTCCGGTCCCAGCGTGTCCGAGCTGCTCGTTAAAGCCGTGTCCGCCTCTAAGGAGCGCAGTGGGGTGTCTCTGGCCGCCCTGAAGAAGGCTCTGGCTGCCGGAGGATACGATGTAGACAAGAACAACAGCCGCCTGAAGCTGGCCATCAAGGGGCTGGTGACCAAGGGAACCCTGCTCCAGGTGAAAGGCAGCGGCGCCTCCGGATCCTTCAAGATCAACAAGAACCAGCTGGAGACTAAGGACAAGGCGGCCAAGAAGAAGCCGGCGGCTGCGGCCAAGAAGCCTGCAGCAGCTAAGAAAGCGACCAAATCCCCTAAGAAGCCAAAGAAGGCTCCGAGCGCGGCCAAGAGCCCGAAGAAAGCCAAGAAGCCTGCAGCGGCCAAGAGTCCGAAGAAAGCCAAGAAGCCTGCAGCGGCCAAGAGCCCCAAGAAGCCGAAGGCTGCTCCCAAGAAGGTGACCAAGAGCCCGGCTAAGAAGGCGGCCAAACCCAAAGCTGCCAAGAGCCCGGCTAAGAAGGTGACTAAAGCCAAGAAGAGCGCGGCTAAGAAATAATCGGGAGACTCGTCCTGTACTTATCCCACAAAGGCTCTTTTCAGAGCCACCACCTCCTCCAGACAGAGCTGTACGATCAATGCCCGCCCGTGTAACCCCCGGGATACATAAAGGATATAATACAGTgatataaatcccttctatattatcatcactttattatattttatcaatCCCAATACATCTGCCTTTACTAGTTCTAGATCCCCTTATGAACACTCAGCTGAGTCTGTTCTGTAACCAACCATTGTATCTTTCTGCCGCTGTAACACTTGTAGGGTCAGCGCTTGGGGGAAATATAATTATTGTTACAAATCGGCAACAAAAAGATTATAAATCTCTCCACCAGGTGTCACTATTGTAACACATTGTAGATCCTATGTATAAACTATAAGGATTTACACTGCTGTGATAGACGCCCTAAGGATAAACGGGATTATGGAAATTATTGATTTACCAGATATTTGGGGATAAATGTAACCCTTTGGGTAATAGGTTGTGCACATATTATTTCCCCCATCCCGAGGGTTAGTTTGCTGCTTAGTTTTATTACTATTTAAAGTCATGCAGTCCCGAATAGTGTCTGAATATAGGGGAGCGGCAGGCAATCAGTGTGAACACCCGAAATGCGGTACCGCGTCATGTCTGAGGGGACACGGGGGAGGGCGCTATTATCGGGAGTTACGTCCATCCGCAGGGAAGGCTCGAATAGGGCGAGGATGGGTCCTGCCTCTTTCTAACAAAGAACAATTGCTGACGTCACACGTATTTTGGCGGGCTCATTGGTTGTAAGAATCAGCCAATGGGATGCAGGGGTGGGGTTTACATGAACCAATGGGGACAAGACGAGGAGAATAAATGTTCTGCTCCGCGCTCGTTCTCCATCACTTCTCCGCTGTGTACGTATACAGAGGATCATGGCCAGGACCAAGCAGACCGCTCGTAAATCCACCGGAGGGAAAGCTCCCCGCAAGCAGCTGGCTACTAAGGCCGCCAGGAAGAGCGCTCCCGCCACTGGTGGGGTGAAGAAGCCTCACCGCTACCGTCCAGGTACAGTGGCTCTCCGTGAGATCCGCCGCTACCAGAAGTCCACCGAGCTGCTGATCCGGAAGCTCCCCTTCCAGCGCCTGGTAAGAG
This region of Hyla sarda isolate aHylSar1 unplaced genomic scaffold, aHylSar1.hap1 scaffold_1046, whole genome shotgun sequence genomic DNA includes:
- the LOC130299325 gene encoding histone H1B-like, translating into MAETAPAAAPPAEPAAKSKKQPKKSAAKKSHKPSGPSVSELLVKAVSASKERSGVSLAALKKALAAGGYDVDKNNSRLKLAIKGLVTKGTLLQVKGSGASGSFKINKNQLETKDKAAKKKPAAAAKKPAAAKKATKSPKKPKKAPSAAKSPKKAKKPAAAKSPKKAKKPAAAKSPKKPKAAPKKVTKSPAKKAAKPKAAKSPAKKVTKAKKSAAKK